AGTGATCGGATAATGAGTGGGGGATGCCAAGGCGAATGAAGCGGGAAATAGCGCCAATTTGGCCAGTAAATGGCGAGCATATTTCATGCGTTTTTTCCGATTTTTTGAGTGATAGATTGGCAGTTTTTATGGGAGGTAATGTCGCCGATTTTTACGGGTGATTATCTCGATTGATCCCGTCCTGGCTATCTCTTTCTCGCGCTTCGTTCCGCGATGGGCGACGATCATGTGACAAAACACCCGGGAAAAACAACCCCCGGATTGCCGGTTCAGGGGCGATCATGCCTTGGGGACGTTCAATGATGGATGACGGTCTTCGGGGAAATTGCGTGGCGGCGATTGCGCCGGTCGCGGCCGTTACCTTAGGATACGCTCTTCGAAGACAGGTGCCCCTGATGCTCAGGGGATAATCGGGAAGTCTGGTAAGGCCTCGGCCGATCCCAGCGCTGCCCCCGCAACGGTAATGAAGCGCGATCCGCGATGACCACTGGCGATAGCCGGGAAGGTGCGGATCACGGCATGAGCCTCGGCCATGCCGCCTTCGAGCCCGGAGACCGGCCTGTCGTTTCGTGTCATCCCAGTCCGGTGCGGTGGGCACCGAGAGGATCAACATGCCCGAGTTTTCCGATTCCCCCTCCCGGCGGGGCGTCCGCCGTGGTGCGCGTCTGGCGTTCGTCTGCCGCTGCCCAGTCGACCGCGGCCTGGCCGCGACGCCATGACCGCCGTGCCCGAGTTCCCCTTCGTGGCCGTCGTCGGCCAGCAGCCGCTCAAGACCGCGCTGCTGCTCAACGTCATCGACCCCCGCCTCGGCGGCGTGCTGATCAGCGGCCCCAAGGGCAGCGCCAAGTCGACCCTGGCTCGGGCGCTGGCGGCGCTGCTGCCGGAGGATGGCGGGGGCCGCCGACCGTCGCTGGTGACCCTGCCGCTGGGCGCCAGCGAGGAACGCCTGACCGGCAGCCTGGACCTGCAGTGGGTGCTCGCCGAGGGCGAGGCGCGCTTCCAGGAGGGCCTGCTGGCCCGCGCCGACGGCGGCCTGCTGTACGTCGACGAAGTCAATCTGCTGCCGGATTCGCTGGTCGATCTGCTGCTCGATGTGGCCGCCAGTGGCGTCAACCGCGTCGAGCGCGATGGCCTGAGCCATGCCCACCCCGCGCGCTTCAGCCTGATCGGCACCATGAACCCCGACGAAGGGGAGCTGCGCCCCCAGCTGCTCGACCGCTTCGGCCTCTGCGTCGAGCAGGCGGCGAGCCCTGGCGTCGCCGAGCGCGTCGCCATCCTGCGCAAGCGCGAGGCCTTCGATCGCGATCCCCCTGCCTTCATCGACGCCCATGCGGCCGAGCAGGAGGCGCTGACCCGGCGCCTGGCCGATACCCGCCAGCGGTTGGGGGCTGTCACGGCCGAGCCCTGGGTCTACGAGCATATCGCCCGAGAGAGCGATGCCGCCGGCGTCGAAGGCATGCGCGCCGACGTGACCTGGCATCGCGCCGCCCGGGCCCATGCGGCCTGGCGGGGCGAGCCGCGCGTCGCGCGCGAGGACCTGGATACCGTCGAGCCCTGGGTGCTGGCCCACCGCCGCACCATTGCGCCCGAGACGCCGCCTGACGAGGGCGACAGCGGCCATGGCTCCAGCCGTGGCGGATCGAACCCGAGCGGCACCAGTCGTGATCGACCGGGGCGCGAGCGCCAGGAGGACGCCTCGCCGGACCCGGCCGCAGGCGGCACGCAGGACTCTGCGCCCCAGGGCCAGTGGGGCGCCATGCCGCCGGTGGCGCAGCCGAGTGTCAGTGCGCAGATGCCGTCGCTGCCCGATGCCGCCACCGGGCTAACGAAAACGGCTCCGGCAGTGTCTGCGTCCTCGAGCCGGCTCTCCGGCCGGCAGGCGGGCCGTCGCCGGGACCGCCGGCAGGGTGAGCAGGCCGCGGATGTGTCGCGCCTGGACTGGTTCGCGACCCTGGTCGAGAACCGTGGGCGCTGGCCCTGGCGGCGCCTGCGCTATCGTCGCCCTCGCACCGGCCAGCCGATGCTGCATCTCGTGCTGCTGGACACCTCCGCCTCCACCCTCGGCCGGCGCCTGCTGGGCCGTGCCAAGGGCGTGGTCGACCGGCTGGCGCGCCAGGCCTATGCCGCCCGCGAGCAGATCGCGGTGCTGGGCTTCGGCAACGATGGCATTACCTCCCTTCAGCCTCGGCGCCGCGCGCCCAAGGACCTGCTCGAGCGGCTCGATGCCGTCGCCGGTGGCGGAGGCACGCCGCTGCGCGAGGCCGTACAGCGCGCGGCGGACCTGCTGCGCCAGTGGCGTCGCCGGGAAGCCGGACTCTCGGTGCGCACCTATCTGATCACCGACGGCCGCACCCGTCAGCCGCTGAGTGGCCTGCCGTCGCTCGGCGACTGCGTGGTCGTCGACACCGAGAGCGCCGCCGTGAGGCGTGGGCGGGGCCGCGACATCGCCCGTCAGCTGGGCGCTCTCTACGTGCCGCTGGCCGGCCTGGAGGCCTCCCCATGAATGATGCTCACGCCAACGAGAGCGCGACCAAGAACGAGAACACCATCGGCTGCCCGGCGGTGTTCATCGCCGCGCCGGCCTCGGGCCAGGGCAAGACCACCGTGACCGCGGCCCTGGCACGGATGCTGCGCCGCCGGGGCCAGGTGGTTCGGGTGTTCAAGACCGGGCCCGACTACCTGGATCCCCGGGTGCTGGCCCAGGCCTCGGGCCAGCCGGTCGACCAGCTCGACCTGTGGATGGCCGGCGAGGCCTACTGTCGCCAGCGACTGTTCGAGGCCGCCCGCGAGGCCGACCTGATCCTGGTCGAGGGCGCCATGGGGCTTTACGACGGCGAGCCCTCCAGCGCCGATCTCGCCGCGCTGTTCGGTCTGCCGCTGGTCATCGTCATGGACGTCAAGGGCATGGCCCAGACCGCGGCGGCGCTGGTGGCCGGTCTGGCCGGCTTTCGCGATGACATCCGCATCACCGGACTGATCGCCAACGCCTGCGGATCACAGCGCCATCGCGAGCTGATCGAGGCGGCGCTGCCGGTGAGCGTGCCGCTGCTGGCGGCGGTGCCCCGCGATACGGCCCTGGCGCTACCCGAGCGTCATCTGGGGCTGGTCCAGGCCGAGGAGATCCGCGACGACCTGGAGGCGCGCTTCGACGCCGGCGCCGAGGCACTGGCCGCCGAGGGGCTGGGCGAGGCTTTGCTTTCGCTGCCACCTGTGGTCTTCAGTCCCGCGCCCAGCGAGGCATCGGCGCCGCCGGCCTGGCTGGCCGGTCGCACCATCGCCGTGGCTCGTGACGCCGCCTTCAGCTTCATCTATCAGGCCAACCTGGACCTGCTCGAACGGATGGGGGCGAGGCTGCACTTTTTCTCGCCGCTTACCGATCGCGGCCTGCCGGCCTGCGACGCCCTGTGGCTGCCCGGGGGCTACCCCGAGCTGCATGCCGCCGGCCTTGCGGCCAATGCCGCGCTTCGCGACGACCTTCAACGGGCCTTCGCTGCGGACCTGCCGATCCTCGCCGAATGCGGCGGCCTGCTCTATTGCCTGGAGACGCTGACGGACGTCGATGAGAAGACCCACGCCATGCTGGGGCTGCTGCCCGGTGCGGGCGCCATGCGTGGCCGGCGCGGCTGCCAGGGCATGCAGACCGCCGAGCTGCCCGAGGGTGAGGTACGTGGCCACGCCCATCATCGCTCCCAGGCCGGCGGCACGCCTGCACCGATCGCCCACGGCCGACGCCAGCGCCATCCCGCGCCGGGCGAGGCCATCTATCGCTCGCGGCGCCTGACGGCGTCCTACCTGCACCTGTTCTTCCCCGACAATCCCGCCGCCATCGCCCGCCTGTTCGGCGCGGACGCGGCCGACGCCTCTCGCTCTTCCGAAGCTCCGCCGACCGACTCGACCCTCGACCAGACCAAGGAATGCCACGCATGAAGCTCGACAAGATTCCCGCCACGGTGGTTACCGGTTTCCTGGGCAGCGGCAAGACCACGCTGCTGGCCGGCATCCTGCGCCAGATCACCGGCAAGCGGATCGCCGTCATCGTCAACGAGTTCGGCGAACAGGATATCGACTCCAGCCTGCTGCGCGGCTGCGCCCTCGGCTGTGAGGACGGAAGTGAAGAGGAAGGCGCGCGTGCCCCGGGTATGAAAGAAGACGAGGACGGCGGCATCTTCGAGCTGGCCAACGGCTGCATCTGCTGCACCGTGGAGGAGGAGTTCCTGCCGGTAATGAAAAAGCTGGTGGCCCGCCGCGACGACATCGATCACATCCTGATCGAGACCAGCGGCCTGGCCCTGCCCAAGCCGCTGGTGCAGGCCTTCAACTGGCCGGAGGTGCGCCAGCACTGCACCGTGGATGCCATCATCACCGTGGTGGACGGCCCCGCGGTGGCCGCCGGCCGCTATGCCAGCGACGTCGAGCAGGTGGAGGCCCAGCGCCGCGCCGACGATAGCCTGGATCACGACCCCAGCCTGCGCGAGCTGCTCGATGACCAGCTGAGCGCCGCCGACCTGGTGTTGGTCAGCAAGAGCGATCTGCTCTCGGCGGACGAGCGGAAACGCGTCGAGAAGATAGTGGCGCGCAAGGTCTCCGAGGCCGTGAAGACGCTGTTCATCGATCCGAGCCTCGCACAGGACCCGGCCCGGCTCGAGGCCCTGATGGGCATCGGCGCGGCGAGCGAGGAGGGTATCGATCGCATCGACAACCACCATGACCGCCACCATGCCGAGGGCGCCCATCACGATCATGCCCATGATCACTTCGACGGCGTCGTGATCCGCCTCGGCGAGGTCGACGTCGAGGCGCTTGAGGCCCGGCTGGCCGAGCTCTTGAAGGCTCACCAGATCTATCGCGCCAAGGGCTTCGCGGCGATTCCCGGCAAGCCCATGCGTCGGGTGATCCAGGCCGTCGGCCAGCGGCTGGACGGCTATTACGATCGGCTGTGGGCCCAGGACGAGCCGCGCCACACCGAGCTGGTCATCATCGGTCGGGGCCTCGACCGCGCCTCGCTGCAGGCGACGCTTGCGGACGCCGAGCGCGCGATGCCCGCCTGATGCATCTGTTCGCCGCCAAGCCCGGGGGCTTCGTCGACGATGAGGGCATCGTCGACCTGCAGCAGAGTCCCGCCGAGGTCGTGATCCTGTCGGCCGCCGACAGCAGCCTCTCGGCGCTGGCCCAGGCGGTCGAGCGACTGGGGGACGGCTATCCCTCTGTGCGCCTCGCCAACTGGATGAACCTGGTCAAGCCGGCCGCTTACGACCTCTACGAGGATCGGGTGCTGGAGCAGGCGCGCCTGGTCATCGTCTCGCTGCTCGGCGGCAGCGCCTACTGGCAGTATGGCCATGAGCGCCTGCTGGCCTGGGCGGCGGCGGACCCGAAACGACAGCTGATCCTGGTGCCGGGCTGCGATGCCCCGGACGATGCCCTGCTCACGGCCTCCAGTGTGTCCTTCGACGCGGCCCATCGGGTGTGGCGCTACCTGCGCGAGGGCGGCGTGGACAACGCCGAGCAACTGCTGCGCTTCGTCGCCGCAGAATGTATGGAACAGGGCCTAGCGAGGCCGCTCGCCTGGCGCGAGCCCCGGGCGATTCCTCCGGCGCTGATCTACGCGCCGGGACGCTCGGCGCCGACGCTGGCGAGCTGGGAAGCGCGCAGGGACCATGATCGCCCCGTCTGTCTGCTGCTGTTCTATCGCAGCCACCTGCAGGGGGCCAACACCGCGGTGCTGGACGGCCTGATCGCGTCCCTCGAGGCCCAAGGGCTCGCGCCCCTGGCGGTGGCGGTGGCCTCGCTGAAGGAGGAGGCCTGCGTCGCCTTCGTCGATCATCTGATCGAGCGTACCGGCGCCGGCCTGGTGGTCAACACCACCGGCTTCTCGGTCAACCGCGCCCCCGACGAGGGCGAGGTCACCGGTGGGGCACCAGGGGAAGAGCCGGCAGGCCTCTTCGTCGGCCGGCCGGTGGTGCTGCAGGCGATACTGGCCAGCAGCCCGGAGGAGGACTGGCGCGACAAGGCCGCCGGCCTGCACAGCCGTGACGTGGCCATGCAGGTGGTGCTGCCGGAGATGGACGGGCGCGTCATCACCCGGGCGGTGGGGTTCAAGGCCGAGTCCCACTACAGCGAGCGCTGCCAGCTCTCGGTGACGCGCCATCGGCTGCATCCCGAGCGTGCCGCCTTCGTCGCCGAACTGGCCTGGCGCTACGCGCGGCTGCGTCAGACGCCCAACGCCGACAAGCGCCTGGCGCTGGTGCTGGCCAACTATCCCGCCCGGGACGGGCGCATCGGCAATGGCGTCGGCCTGGATACCCCGGCCTCCACGGTCAACCTGCTGCGCGCGCTCGAGAAAGCCGGCTATCCGCTCAAGGACCTGCCCGAGGATGGCAACGCCCTGATTCGCCGGCTGCAGGCGAGCGTCACCAACGAGGCGCAGTCGCTTGCCTGGCGGGGCAGCTGGCAGAGTCTCGGCGTCGACGATTACCTGGCCTGGTTCCGCACCCTGCCGGATACGCTGCAGGATTCGGTCTGGCGGCGCTGGGGCGCCCCCGAGGATGATCCCCGGCACCGCCAGGGGCGGCTGCTGATCTCGGGCATCCGCCTCGGCGAGACCTTCGTCGGCATCCAGCCGTCCCGGGATATCAGTGACGGTCCGGATGCCGATCCGACCCGGAGCTATCACGACACCGAGCTGGTCCCGCCCCACGGCTATCTGGCGTTCTACCTGTGGCTGCGCGAGCACTACCGGGTGGATGCGGTGATTCACGTCGGCAAGCACGGCAACCTGGAGTGGCTGCCCGGCAAGAGCACGGCGCTCTCTGCCGAGTGCTGGCCGGATGTCGCCCTGGGGCCGCTGCCGCACTTCTATCCCTTCATCGTCAACGATCCAGGGGAGGGCGCCCAGGCCAAGCGCCGCAGCCAGGCGGTGATCATCGACCACCTGATGCCGCCGCTGGCCCGGGCCGAGCTCTACGGCGACATGGCCGAGCTCGAGTCGCTGACCGACGAGTACTACCAGGCGCTGGGCATGGACCCGCGTCGGGAGGCCCTGATTCGCGAGCGCATCCTTACGCACCTGAAGCGGACCGGCATCGATCGGGAGCTCACCCAGACCGCCGCTGAGGGTGACGACAAGGGCGACGACAAGGGCGACGACGAGGGCCTGCTCACCGAGCTCGACACCTACCTCTGTGATATCAAGGAAGCCCAGATCCGCCACGGCCTGCACGTGCTCGGCAGCCTGCCGCCGGCGGAGAAACGCGCGGCGACCCTGGTCGCCATCCTCAGGCTCCCCAGGGGCGAGTCGACGACGCAGCGTGGTCTGCTCCACGCCCTGGCCGACGACCTGGGGCTGCGCGAGCCGGACGAGTCGGGGGCGCGTTTCGATCCGCTGGCGGCCGGCACCGAGCCTTGGCGGGGGCCACGGCCGGTGGCGCTGAGGGAACTCTCCGATGCCCCCTGGCGCAGCGCCGCCGATACCCGCGAGCGCCTCGAGGGGCTCGCCGAGCGGCTGGTCGAGGCCCATGTCCTGACATCCGACGACGACCTGGCATCCGGCGAGCTCGAGGCGCTGGCCCGGGATTATCCAGCCACCGCAGCGCTCTGCCGCCATGCCCGCGACGGCCTCTGGGCCGCCATGCGCCACGGCGCCGAGCGCGAGATCGGCGCGCTGCTCGATGGGCTCGACGGGCGCGGCGTGCCGCCAGGCCCAAGCGGAGCGCCCAGCCGCGGCCGGCTCGACGTGCTGCCTACCGGACGCAACTTCTTCAGCGTCGACAACCGCGCCGTGCCGTCGCCCGCCGCCTGGTCGCTGGGCGAGGCCTCGGCTCAGGCCTTCGTCGAGCGCTACCTGCAGGATCACGGCGACTACCCGCGGCGCCTGGGGTTGTCGATCTGGGGCACCGCCACCATGCGCACCGGCGGCGACGACATCGCCCAAGCCCTGGCGCTGATGGGGGTGCGGCCGATCTGGTCGCTGGGTTCCCAGCGGGTGGTCGACGTCGAGGTGATCGCCAGTCCCTTGCTGGGCCGGCCCCGGGTGGACGTCACCCTGCGGGTGTCCGGCTTCTTCCGCGACGCCTTTCCCCATGTGATCCGGCTGTTCGACGCCGCGGTGCGGGCGGTGGCGAGCTATCAGGAGCCGGGCGACGGCAACACCATCCGCGCGGCAATCGGGGCGCGCCGGAGTGAGCTCGAGGCCTCGGGGCTCTCGCCCGAGGCGGCCGAGCAGGAGGCCGGCTACCGGGTGTTCGGCAGCCGGCCCGGCGACTACGGCACCGGCCTGGACCGGCTGGTCGACGGCCGTGCCTGGGATGATGCCGATGACCTGGCCGAGGCCTACGTCGCCGCCGGCGCCTATGCCTACGGCCAGTTCCCCGAATCCGGCATCGGGGCGCGCCGCGCCTTCGAGCGCCAGCTCGGCGGCCTGCAGGCGGTGCTGCACAACCAGGACAACCGCGAGCACGACATCCTCGATTCCAACACCTACTACGCCTTCCAGGGGGGCATGGCCAACGCCGGCCGCGCCCTGGGCGGCGAGGCGCCGGCCGTCTATCACGCCGACCACGCCAACCCAGCCCGGCCGCGCATCCGCACCCTGAAGGAGGAGCTTTCGCGGGTGATCCGCTCCCGGGTCCTCAACCCCAAGTGGATCGAGGCCATGCGCGAGCACGGCTACAAGGGCGCCTTCGAGATGGCCGCCACCGTGGACTACCTGTTCGCCTACGACGCCACCACCGATCTGGTGGCCGACCATCAGTACGCCCAAGTCACCGATGCCCTGGTGCTGGACGCGGCGAACCAGCACTTCCTGCGCGAGCACAATGCCGCGGCGCTGGAGGAGATGGCCGAACGCCTGCTGGAGGCGGTCCAGCGCGGCCTCTGGCAGGACGCCGGCGAGCACGGCGAGGCGCTCAGGGACCTGCTGCTCGAGTTCGACGAGCGTCGGGAGCAGACCTCGTGAGCCCCCCGGCACGGATTCGCGGCTGGTGCCCCGGCGCCTGGCGCCCCATGGCCACCGGCGACGGCCTGCTGGTGCGGGTGCGCCCGCGGCTGGGCCGGCTCAGCCGGGCACAACTGCTGGCGCTGTGTGACGCCGCCGAGGCCTGGGGCAGCGGGCTGATCGAGCTCACCCGTCGCGCCAACCTGCAGTTGCGCGGCGTGACCGAGAGCGGCTGGCCCGCGCTGATGGACCATCTCGCCGAGCACGGCCTGGTGGCCCCGGATATCGCGGCCGAGCGCCGCCCGGCGCTGCTGCTGGCTCCGGACTGGCGCGATGACGACGCGACTCTCGAGGCGGCGTGCCTGCTACGGCAGCGCCTCGCCGCCTGGCCGAGCCTGCCGCACAAGTGGGGCCTGGCGTTGGATGCCGGGCCGGCCCCGGTGCTCACCGAGGCCTCGGCCGACCTGCGCCTGGAGCGCTCGGCCGAGGGCGGGCTGCTGGTGCGGACCGACGGGCGCGACCGTGGCACGTCGGTCGAGGATGTCGAGGCCGCCGTCGACCTGATGACACGGCTGGCGCATTGGTTCGTCGAGAGTGGTGGCACGCAAGCCGGGCGGATGCGTCGCCTCAATGCGCCGCTGCCGGCCTGGGCGGCGGTCGATGCCGCGCCGGCCGATGCCGCGCCGGCACTCTCGTTGGGCGCGCATCCCCTTGGGTGGGTGGTCGGGCTACCCTTCGGCCGGGTGCAGGCCTCGACGCTGCGCGCCGCGCTTGCCGATGACGATGTCACCGGCATCCGGGTCACGCCCTGGCGGCGCCTGCTGCTGGAAGGCCTGCGCACGAAGATCAACGACGGCGACCCGGCCGATGGGCTGATCCATGACGAGGGTGATCCGCGGCTTGCCATGGACGTCTGCCCGGGGGCGCCGCATTGCGCCCAGGCCAGCGTGGCCACCCTGGGCCTGGCCCGGGCGCTGGCCGAGCGGCGTGGGAAACGCCCGGATGGGCGAAGCGCGGGCCGGGTGCACATCTCCGGCTGTGCCAAGGGCTGCGCCCGGGGCCGCTCGGCCGAGCTCAGCCTGACCGGACGCGACGGCCGCTATGACCTGATCCTGGGCGGACGCGCCGACCACACGCCAATCGCGACCGGCCTCGGCGAAGCCGACGCCGTCGAGCGCCTTGCCGCGCTATGGGCAAGCACATGACACGGGGGCGAAGTGCCGCGCGCATGCCTCGCGACGCCTCGTTCCCGAAACGATCGATTAGGAGATAACGGATGCCTCACGTCTATGAAACCGACGGACCGGCGATCTACCGGGAGTCCTTCGCCATCATACGGCGCGAGGCCGAGCTTGCGCGCTTCTCGCCCGAGGAGGAGCCGGTGGCCGTGCGCATGATTCACGCCGCCGGCCTGGTGGTGCTGGCGCCGCACGTTCACTTCCGGGGGCAGGTGGTCGCCAGGGCCCGGGCGGCGCTGGAGGGTGGGGCGCCGATCCTGTGCGACGCGCGCATGGTCGCCGAGGGCATCACCCGCAAGCGCTTGCCGGCGGACAACGCGGTGATCTGCACCCTGCACGACGAGCGAGTGCCGGGCCTGGCACAGGAGATGGCCAACACCCGCTCGGCGGCGGCGCTGGAACTGTGGCGGCCCCAGCTGGAGGGCGCGGTGGTGGCGATCGGTAACGCCCCGACCGCGCTGTTCCACCTGCTGAACATGCTCGAGAATCCGGACTGCCCGCGCCCGGCGGCGATCATCGGTTGCCCGGTGGGCTTCGTCGGTGCGGCGGAGTCCAAGCAGGCGCTGTGGGAGAGCGCTGCGGCGCCCTGTGCCATCGTCGAGGGCCGGCTCGGCGGCAGCGCGGTGACGGTGGCCGCCATCAACGCCATGGCGGATCGCAGCGAATGAACCAGGGCACGACTCTCGATAGCTCCCTCGATAGCTCCCTCGATAGCTCCCCCGATAGCCGGACCGGCACCATCGTCGGCGTCGGCCTCGGACCCGGCAGCCAGGACCTGATGAGCGTGCGCGCCGACCGGCTGATCCGCGCCGCCAGTCATGTCGCCTACTTCCGCAAGAAGGGGCGCATCGGGCATGCCCGCACCATCGTCGAGGGCATGCTGGCGCCCGGTGCGGTGGAGCTGCCGATGGAGTATCCGGTCACCACCGAGATCCCCTTCGACGACCCGCGCTACAACGCCTGGCTCTCGGCCTTCTACGAACGCCAGGTGGCTCGGCTGGCCGAGATCGCCGGAGCCGGCCAGGACGTGGTGGTGCTCTGCGAGGGCGATCCCTTCTTCTACGGCTCCTTCATGCACCTCTACACGCGGCTCCTGAATCGCGTGCCGACCGAGGTGGTGCCCGGCATCACCGGCATGTCGGCGGCCTGGACGGCGACGGGTCGGCCCATCACCTGGGGCGACGACGTACTGACCGTGCTGACCGCGACCCAGTCGGAGGAGCGGCTGGCCGAGCGCATCGCGCGCACCGACGCCCTGGTGGTGATGAAGATCGGCCGCCACCTCGACAAGCTGCGCCGTGCGCTGGCAAGCGCCGGCCGCGAGGACGAGGCCTGGCTGATCGAGTACGCCTCGATGGCGCAGCAGCGGGTGGTGCCGCTGCGCGATGCCGGCGAGCGGGTGCCCTATTTCTCGATCCTGGTGATCCACGGCGACGGGAGGCGGCCATGAGGGCTGAGGGGCAAGAGGGCTGGCTTAAGATCGTGGGGTTGGGCCCGGGCAGCGATGCCTTGATTACCCCTGAGGCCTCCAGCGCGCTGGCCGACGCGACCGACGTGGTGGGCTATGTGCCCTACGTCGAGCGCGTGGCACCGCGGCCGGGGCTGACCCGCCACGGCTCGGACAACCGCGAGGAGATTCGCCGCGCCGAGCAGGCCCTCGAGATGGCCGCCGCGGGCCGCCGGGTGGCGGTCGTCTCCTCGGGGGACCCCGGCGTGTTCGCCATGGGGGCTGCCGTGTTCGAGGCGCTGGAAGCGGTCGAGCCGGCCTGGCGGGCGCTGGATATCCAGGTGCTGCCGGGGGTCTCGGCGATGCTGGCCGCCAGCGCGAGGCTCGGTGCCCCCCTGGGCCACGATTTCTGCTGCATCAACCTCTCGGACAACCTGAAGCCCTGGGCGCTGATCGAGAAGCGCCTGCGGCTGGCCGCCGAGGCCGATTTCGCCATGGCCTTCTACAACCCGCGCTCCCGCTCGCGGCCGGAGGGCTTCGCCCGCGCGCTGACGGTGTTGCGCCAGGCCTGTGGCGAGGCGCGCCTGATCATGTTCGCCCGCGCGGTCTCCACGCCGCAGGAGCGTCTGCGCGTCACCACCCTGGGAGAGGCGATGCCCGAGATGGCTGACATGCGCACCCTGGTGATGGTGGGCTCGAGCCTGACGCGTCGGATCCCGGGGGGCGGAAACGAGGAAGGCGAGTGGGTCTATACCCCGCGGTCGGCGCCCTCATCTGAGGCGGCTCAATGACCCAGCCACTGGAGTGCTTCGTCGAGGGTGTGCGCCTCGCGGCGGGGCGGCAGCGCCGGCCGGTCGATCATCACCACCGGCAGCGCGAGGATCCTCGCCGCCTCGAGCTTGGCCGCCGCGCCCGCGCCGCCGGCGTTCTTGCACACCAGGCGCTCGACGCCGTGCTCGCGCAGCAGGGCCAGGTCGCCCTCCCGGGTAAAGGGGCCGCGGTCGACGGTCAGCGTATGGTGCGGCAGCGGCGGGGGCGTATCGGGCCGGTCGATCAGCCGCAGCAGGTAGTGGTGCTCGGGCCTCGCGGCGAAGGCGGCAAGGTGCATGCGCCCGATCGCCAGCAGCACCCGCTGCGGGGGGCCGGCGAGCGCTTCCACCGCCGCCTCGATGCTATCGACCCGCTGCCAGTCGTCGCCCGGCTGCAACGCCCAGGGCGGCCGGGTCAGGGCGAGCAGCCGAGTACCCGTTTGTTCGGCCGCGGCCACGGCATGGCGGCTCATCTGCTCGGCGAAGGGGTGGGTGGCGTCGATCAGGTGGGTGATGCCCTCCGCCTTGAGAAAGGCGGCCAACCCATCGATGCCGCCGAAGCCACCGACCCGGGTCGGCAGCGGCTGGGGCTTGGGTGCGGCGACACGGCCGGCGTAGCTGAAGCGTGCAGGAATCTCGCGCTCGGCCAGGGCGCGAGCCAGGGCACTGGCCTCGGTGGTACCGCCGAGAATCAGGACTTTCATCGGGGCTCTTCGAGCTCCTTCATAGGGTTGGCGGGATGCGCGCCGGATAGCGCTTGGTGCTGACCATCTCGAGCAGGGAACGACAATCAGGAAGCGTATCGAGGCACATGATGACTGACGCGGACGAGGCCCCCTGGCTGACGATACTGGGCTGGGGCGAGAGTGGCATGGCGGGGCTCACGGCGGCAAGTCGCGAGGCGCTTGACGCCGCCGAGGTGGTGTTCGGCGCCCGACGCCTCCTGCGCCTGCTGCCGCCGCTCGCCGCCG
The genomic region above belongs to Halomonas sp. YLGW01 and contains:
- a CDS encoding precorrin-2 C(20)-methyltransferase; this translates as MNQGTTLDSSLDSSLDSSPDSRTGTIVGVGLGPGSQDLMSVRADRLIRAASHVAYFRKKGRIGHARTIVEGMLAPGAVELPMEYPVTTEIPFDDPRYNAWLSAFYERQVARLAEIAGAGQDVVVLCEGDPFFYGSFMHLYTRLLNRVPTEVVPGITGMSAAWTATGRPITWGDDVLTVLTATQSEERLAERIARTDALVVMKIGRHLDKLRRALASAGREDEAWLIEYASMAQQRVVPLRDAGERVPYFSILVIHGDGRRP
- a CDS encoding precorrin-8X methylmutase, producing the protein MPHVYETDGPAIYRESFAIIRREAELARFSPEEEPVAVRMIHAAGLVVLAPHVHFRGQVVARARAALEGGAPILCDARMVAEGITRKRLPADNAVICTLHDERVPGLAQEMANTRSAAALELWRPQLEGAVVAIGNAPTALFHLLNMLENPDCPRPAAIIGCPVGFVGAAESKQALWESAAAPCAIVEGRLGGSAVTVAAINAMADRSE
- a CDS encoding cobalamin biosynthesis protein CobG, giving the protein MSPPARIRGWCPGAWRPMATGDGLLVRVRPRLGRLSRAQLLALCDAAEAWGSGLIELTRRANLQLRGVTESGWPALMDHLAEHGLVAPDIAAERRPALLLAPDWRDDDATLEAACLLRQRLAAWPSLPHKWGLALDAGPAPVLTEASADLRLERSAEGGLLVRTDGRDRGTSVEDVEAAVDLMTRLAHWFVESGGTQAGRMRRLNAPLPAWAAVDAAPADAAPALSLGAHPLGWVVGLPFGRVQASTLRAALADDDVTGIRVTPWRRLLLEGLRTKINDGDPADGLIHDEGDPRLAMDVCPGAPHCAQASVATLGLARALAERRGKRPDGRSAGRVHISGCAKGCARGRSAELSLTGRDGRYDLILGGRADHTPIATGLGEADAVERLAALWAST
- the cobJ gene encoding precorrin-3B C(17)-methyltransferase — translated: MRAEGQEGWLKIVGLGPGSDALITPEASSALADATDVVGYVPYVERVAPRPGLTRHGSDNREEIRRAEQALEMAAAGRRVAVVSSGDPGVFAMGAAVFEALEAVEPAWRALDIQVLPGVSAMLAASARLGAPLGHDFCCINLSDNLKPWALIEKRLRLAAEADFAMAFYNPRSRSRPEGFARALTVLRQACGEARLIMFARAVSTPQERLRVTTLGEAMPEMADMRTLVMVGSSLTRRIPGGGNEEGEWVYTPRSAPSSEAAQ
- the cobN gene encoding cobaltochelatase subunit CobN — translated: MHLFAAKPGGFVDDEGIVDLQQSPAEVVILSAADSSLSALAQAVERLGDGYPSVRLANWMNLVKPAAYDLYEDRVLEQARLVIVSLLGGSAYWQYGHERLLAWAAADPKRQLILVPGCDAPDDALLTASSVSFDAAHRVWRYLREGGVDNAEQLLRFVAAECMEQGLARPLAWREPRAIPPALIYAPGRSAPTLASWEARRDHDRPVCLLLFYRSHLQGANTAVLDGLIASLEAQGLAPLAVAVASLKEEACVAFVDHLIERTGAGLVVNTTGFSVNRAPDEGEVTGGAPGEEPAGLFVGRPVVLQAILASSPEEDWRDKAAGLHSRDVAMQVVLPEMDGRVITRAVGFKAESHYSERCQLSVTRHRLHPERAAFVAELAWRYARLRQTPNADKRLALVLANYPARDGRIGNGVGLDTPASTVNLLRALEKAGYPLKDLPEDGNALIRRLQASVTNEAQSLAWRGSWQSLGVDDYLAWFRTLPDTLQDSVWRRWGAPEDDPRHRQGRLLISGIRLGETFVGIQPSRDISDGPDADPTRSYHDTELVPPHGYLAFYLWLREHYRVDAVIHVGKHGNLEWLPGKSTALSAECWPDVALGPLPHFYPFIVNDPGEGAQAKRRSQAVIIDHLMPPLARAELYGDMAELESLTDEYYQALGMDPRREALIRERILTHLKRTGIDRELTQTAAEGDDKGDDKGDDEGLLTELDTYLCDIKEAQIRHGLHVLGSLPPAEKRAATLVAILRLPRGESTTQRGLLHALADDLGLREPDESGARFDPLAAGTEPWRGPRPVALRELSDAPWRSAADTRERLEGLAERLVEAHVLTSDDDLASGELEALARDYPATAALCRHARDGLWAAMRHGAEREIGALLDGLDGRGVPPGPSGAPSRGRLDVLPTGRNFFSVDNRAVPSPAAWSLGEASAQAFVERYLQDHGDYPRRLGLSIWGTATMRTGGDDIAQALALMGVRPIWSLGSQRVVDVEVIASPLLGRPRVDVTLRVSGFFRDAFPHVIRLFDAAVRAVASYQEPGDGNTIRAAIGARRSELEASGLSPEAAEQEAGYRVFGSRPGDYGTGLDRLVDGRAWDDADDLAEAYVAAGAYAYGQFPESGIGARRAFERQLGGLQAVLHNQDNREHDILDSNTYYAFQGGMANAGRALGGEAPAVYHADHANPARPRIRTLKEELSRVIRSRVLNPKWIEAMREHGYKGAFEMAATVDYLFAYDATTDLVADHQYAQVTDALVLDAANQHFLREHNAAALEEMAERLLEAVQRGLWQDAGEHGEALRDLLLEFDERREQTS